Below is a window of Mucilaginibacter ginkgonis DNA.
TAATTAAGACGGGTTAAGGAGTAGTGACAGCCACAGGTAGGATCTTACCATTAAAGAATTTGTGGCCGGTTACCGCGAAATCGGCGATATATTTACCCATTTCAAAAGCCATTACCGGCGATTGATAACCCGGGAAGGCGGCCTCTAACATTTCTGTTTGTGCCGAACCTAATGCCAGGCAATTTACGCTGATCTTAAGGTCGGCAAGTTCCATAGCCAGCGTTTCTGTAAAGTTGTGCAAAGCTGCCTTACTTGCCGAGTAGGCAGATAGCCCCTTGAACTTAGCGCTGCCCTGAAAGCCTCCCATACTACCAATGTTAACGATATGGCCACCTTCTTTAACAAGTGGTAAAAGCGTTTGCGTTATGCGTACGTGAGACAAGAAATTGCTTTGCAGCATTTCTACGAAATCCATTTCACCTAATTGCTCAAAAGGTTTGTTTATAAGCGCGCCTGCATTGTTAATTAAAACATCTAATTGGCCATTAAATCTATCATTTACAAAAGCTTTTAAATCGTGATGGTCATCATTTACCAAGTCAAACACCACAGGGTAAATTACACATTCAGGGTTTAAACTTTGAGCGATCTCCTGCAGTTTTACCAGCTTTTCTTGTGTACGGGCCAGTACAATTAATTTGTGCTTTGTTGTTGCCGTTAGTTCTATCGCTGCTTCGAAGCCAACACCGCTGCTGGCACCGGTTATAATTATGTTCATAAATTTTCAATTCGTTTTTGCGAACGTAATGAAGCGATTTCTAATCGGCAAATATTTTAAGATGGCTTTTGGAATTAAACTTCGCTTTAAGTGTGGCTGTTTTATGCGACAGGTTTTGCAGTCACATTCTTCACTAAATTTAAGCCGTCTGTTATCAATTTTTGCAAACCAGGTTGTTCTGCTGCTTTAGACGTTAAAAACTCTACAATAGTTCCTTCTAAGCTGTGTTGCTGATCTTGTTCTTTCAAAATTTCTAATATCTCCAACGCACAAAGCCAGTCGTTGGGATGATGAACGATTAGTCGCTGCCAGATAGACCCTAGATGCTCTACAGAACCTTTGTGCTCCCTTATCTCCCTTACTCGTCCATATAACTTCTGCAGATCAACCGTTTGCTGATCATAGTCAGGGTGATAGGTGGTTGTCGCAGGCGTATATGCTATTTCTTCAAACGCGTCTTTATCTGCCGCGCCGCAATAAACAGAAATTATCCGTTCGCCAACTGCCATATCATACATGCCCCATGATGGGTCGAACAATACATTGCCTTTTGCATCGGTGACGGTACAATCCGAAAATGAAATCAGCTGTAACTTCCCCGCATTCCGAATCAGCGAACGTACATGTCCCTGAACAATTACACCGCTCTCAAATTGTAATTTTGCCGCGCTGTAAATAGTTATTCCGTACAATTGCAAATCTTCATCGCCAAAATCTTCCAATGGTTTTACTGCACCACTTAGTTTTCCAACAGGTGAGCTGAAGCCGTTTTTGTGATAATCTTTGCCATGACGGTGTAACTGCCTGTTATTATAAGCTAAAGCTGATGGCCCGGTTGTTCTTATAAAAACCGGTAAACCCTTGTCCTCTATAAATGCTGCAAACGTTCCGCTTACCTGTAATCCCGAACTATACACCGCTGTACAAGTGTTTTTGCTATCGATAGCTTTTTGCAGCCCGTAGCTTCCCCCGCGGCGGAATGACATAGTATTTGCGAACGTTTCTAAAACGTCGATCAAATTCTCAAAATCGGGCGTTACAAAAAGCTGAGGCTGTGGTTTCGTGATATCGTAACTGTAATTAACGGCATCTATTGTGTAAGGCAATTTAGCCACTTCAGGTTTCATGCAGCCGGCGCTTTCACCGATTGATGATAGGAGGCCCGCACCGTATATCTTTGGATTTTCCAATGTACCGATCAGTCCATATTCTACCGTCCACCAGTGCAAACGGCTTAGTAAAGCCATTTCAGACGGCTCGCCCATATTTTCCTGGCGATATTTAAGCAGGTCTTCTGCAGCCTGTAGCTCTTCCGGGTCGCAGTCGGGCATTTCTTTTAAAATCGATAGCGCCCGTATAGCTTCGTATAGATCATAATCTTGTGCGGAGAACATAGCCTTCGCACCGATCGATCCGAAGTAACTCAGGTATTTGTGATAATCGGGCTCAGCAATAATGGGCGCATGCCCTGCCGACTCATGGATGATATCCGGAGCTGGTGTGTAAGCTATATGGTTTAGCTGACGGATGTCTGCAGCGATTACCAGAACCCTATACGCCTGGTATTCCATAAACGCTGCCGGCGGAATAAAACCATCAACAGTAACCGCGCCCCAACCAATTTTTCCCAGCGCGTCATTCACGTCCTGCATGTTGGGGATGTGTTCTATGCTTAAGCCGGCTTTCTTCAATCCTGGTATGTAAGGATAGTGAGCGACATCCTTTAACCAAGCATAATTTTGCCGCATTACATACCGCCACACTGCATGGTCTATTGGCGTGTAACGCTCGTAATGCTGTTGTACGATGTACTGTTTTAAATGTAAAGGCAGTTTGGCAACCTGCGGATTATCAAAATCGTTAAAGCCGTCCATAGGCGTAATTGGTTTATAATAGAACGCAAATTACGCTAAAAGGTGATATAAATTTTGCAGATAAAAGATTTAG
It encodes the following:
- a CDS encoding aromatic amino acid hydroxylase codes for the protein MDGFNDFDNPQVAKLPLHLKQYIVQQHYERYTPIDHAVWRYVMRQNYAWLKDVAHYPYIPGLKKAGLSIEHIPNMQDVNDALGKIGWGAVTVDGFIPPAAFMEYQAYRVLVIAADIRQLNHIAYTPAPDIIHESAGHAPIIAEPDYHKYLSYFGSIGAKAMFSAQDYDLYEAIRALSILKEMPDCDPEELQAAEDLLKYRQENMGEPSEMALLSRLHWWTVEYGLIGTLENPKIYGAGLLSSIGESAGCMKPEVAKLPYTIDAVNYSYDITKPQPQLFVTPDFENLIDVLETFANTMSFRRGGSYGLQKAIDSKNTCTAVYSSGLQVSGTFAAFIEDKGLPVFIRTTGPSALAYNNRQLHRHGKDYHKNGFSSPVGKLSGAVKPLEDFGDEDLQLYGITIYSAAKLQFESGVIVQGHVRSLIRNAGKLQLISFSDCTVTDAKGNVLFDPSWGMYDMAVGERIISVYCGAADKDAFEEIAYTPATTTYHPDYDQQTVDLQKLYGRVREIREHKGSVEHLGSIWQRLIVHHPNDWLCALEILEILKEQDQQHSLEGTIVEFLTSKAAEQPGLQKLITDGLNLVKNVTAKPVA
- a CDS encoding SDR family NAD(P)-dependent oxidoreductase; amino-acid sequence: MNIIITGASSGVGFEAAIELTATTKHKLIVLARTQEKLVKLQEIAQSLNPECVIYPVVFDLVNDDHHDLKAFVNDRFNGQLDVLINNAGALINKPFEQLGEMDFVEMLQSNFLSHVRITQTLLPLVKEGGHIVNIGSMGGFQGSAKFKGLSAYSASKAALHNFTETLAMELADLKISVNCLALGSAQTEMLEAAFPGYQSPVMAFEMGKYIADFAVTGHKFFNGKILPVAVTTP